A genome region from Candidatus Binataceae bacterium includes the following:
- a CDS encoding TetR/AcrR family transcriptional regulator, which yields MPEPLKTQTQLRTQNQDEALVRARRQQIFAAACRVLEHKSFHEATVKEIALEAGLAAGSIYVYLQSKDDILLLLAESMVAELAEMLPQIRGKSRGEPRRELLELMRAAIDVIDRYREAFCVLNQEVRYLARRPDYRAALKQIVGRYTSTIENVLERGRRMGVIVYDDLRSVVQAVHMLCSGWAMGADYLGKTDKEIYWRQIAALVEGRFFNPAARGAEI from the coding sequence AAACCCAGACCCAGCTGAGAACGCAGAATCAGGACGAGGCGCTGGTCCGCGCGCGCCGCCAGCAGATCTTCGCCGCCGCCTGCCGCGTGCTCGAGCACAAGTCGTTTCACGAGGCCACGGTCAAGGAGATTGCGCTCGAAGCCGGATTGGCCGCAGGCTCGATCTACGTCTACCTGCAGAGCAAGGACGACATCCTGCTGCTGCTCGCCGAATCGATGGTCGCCGAGCTGGCCGAGATGCTGCCGCAGATCCGCGGCAAGAGCCGCGGCGAGCCGCGCCGCGAGCTGCTTGAGCTGATGCGCGCGGCGATCGACGTGATCGACCGCTACCGTGAGGCGTTCTGCGTGCTGAACCAGGAGGTGCGCTACCTGGCGCGCCGCCCCGACTATCGCGCCGCGCTCAAGCAGATCGTCGGCCGCTACACCTCCACGATCGAGAACGTGCTCGAGCGCGGGCGCCGGATGGGCGTGATCGTTTACGACGACCTGCGGAGCGTCGTCCAGGCGGTGCACATGCTGTGCTCGGGATGGGCGATGGGCGCGGACTACCTGGGAAAAACCGACAAGGAAATCTACTGGCGGCAGATCGCGGCGCTGGTCGAGGGCCGTTTCTTCAACCCCGCCGCGCGCGGCGCGGAAATCTGA